The Acidobacteriota bacterium genome has a window encoding:
- a CDS encoding RNA polymerase sigma factor, giving the protein MPLEQLWQEHEAVFRKVVRTMVADSSSSDDVMQESYLRLLSRSSPVEPTFPYLRRVLVNVSLDHYRRRGRRCRHLLHIRAAQVPDPVPTPLTLLLEREEEDLRLRVIEEIRRVSSALPPDLSFALGVYFGPRRRSIREICRRCGLPYSTLRSRLLAALRHLRMHLRRKGLYQDYRYLKGGPPPS; this is encoded by the coding sequence ATGCCGCTGGAACAGCTTTGGCAAGAACACGAAGCCGTTTTCCGAAAGGTCGTCCGAACCATGGTCGCGGATTCCTCCAGCAGCGACGATGTGATGCAGGAGAGTTACTTGCGGCTGCTGAGCAGAAGCAGTCCGGTCGAGCCGACTTTTCCCTATCTGCGGCGGGTGCTGGTCAACGTGAGCCTCGATCACTACCGCCGCCGCGGTCGTCGTTGCAGGCATCTGTTGCACATCCGCGCCGCCCAGGTTCCCGATCCCGTCCCCACACCTTTGACGCTGCTGCTGGAAAGAGAGGAAGAAGATCTGCGCCTGAGAGTCATCGAGGAGATCCGCCGCGTCAGCTCGGCCCTGCCGCCTGACCTGAGTTTCGCCCTTGGAGTCTATTTCGGACCGCGCCGCCGATCCATCCGTGAAATCTGCCGTCGCTGCGGTCTGCCCTATTCCACCTTGCGTTCGCGGTTGCTGGCGGCCTTGCGCCACTTGAGGATGCACTTGCGCCGCAAGGGACTCTATCAGGACTACCGTTACCTGAAAGGAGGTCCGCCGCCTTCTTGA
- a CDS encoding HDOD domain-containing protein: MSKLTDGQLQPIEIDEARFLKDHFALPPLPEVATRIMEKISSGDTGPREIAKLLSSDAALVALVFKLVNSAYYSLPRRIDQINQAVAFLGLAEINRLVMALSVMKVLEPRKPSDFQDFWRHSFYSALISRSVARLFFRSLELEGLYTAVLLHDIGKLVYMKFFPDHYSALTEYSQGRRCFFYQAEERLGLPSHQRFGVLLCDRWQLPDTVSKACAFHELGQLRKVQIGEQEEEFEVVAAVANLMAHLADGTLTDDLKEACRQEIQRVLDCSEEDFLIAMAEVYDLQDSVENFLGQLR; encoded by the coding sequence ATGAGCAAATTGACGGACGGTCAACTGCAGCCAATTGAGATCGACGAGGCCCGTTTTCTCAAGGACCACTTCGCCTTGCCTCCTCTGCCCGAGGTGGCAACCCGGATTATGGAGAAGATCAGTTCGGGCGATACCGGTCCTCGGGAGATCGCCAAGCTGCTTTCTTCCGACGCCGCCTTAGTGGCCTTGGTCTTCAAGTTGGTCAACTCAGCCTACTACTCCCTTCCGCGCCGCATCGATCAGATCAATCAGGCAGTGGCCTTTTTGGGTCTGGCTGAAATCAACCGGTTGGTGATGGCGCTCTCGGTCATGAAAGTGCTGGAACCGCGCAAGCCGTCCGATTTCCAGGACTTCTGGCGCCACTCCTTCTACAGCGCCCTGATCTCGCGCAGCGTGGCCCGGCTCTTTTTCCGCTCTCTCGAGTTGGAGGGCCTCTACACGGCGGTGCTGCTGCACGACATCGGCAAGCTCGTCTACATGAAGTTCTTTCCCGACCACTACAGCGCCCTGACGGAGTACAGTCAAGGCCGGCGATGCTTCTTCTACCAGGCGGAAGAGCGTCTTGGGCTGCCCTCCCATCAACGCTTCGGAGTGCTGTTGTGCGACCGATGGCAACTTCCCGACACGGTCAGCAAGGCCTGCGCCTTCCATGAATTGGGGCAGTTGCGGAAAGTCCAGATAGGCGAGCAGGAGGAAGAATTCGAGGTTGTTGCCGCCGTGGCCAATCTGATGGCTCATTTGGCCGACGGCACGCTCACCGACGACCTGAAGGAAGCCTGTCGCCAGGAAATCCAGCGGGTCCTGGACTGCTCGGAGGAGGACTTCCTCATCGCCATGGCTGAGGTTTACGATCTTCAGGACTCGGTGGAGAACTTTCTCGGTCAGCTTCGCTAG
- a CDS encoding NDP-sugar synthase, whose amino-acid sequence MTNVTKALILLGGDSGELLPLTAHTPKPLLPVGNLPLLLFQLQRLKDAGVTEVVLSLSYFPRKIRSMLEDGSRFGMLVRYRVEDQPMGTAGAVKLAETILEGTTLVLNGDVLIERPLQELLKRHARRKSALTIGTCRVTNPQAYGIVEVDAKKRVSGFVERPRGKQVRTNRINAGLYILEPEVLGRIPEGRACFFETDVFPALLEEGKVEMHALDVGQDWLEITRPAAYLQSNMDFLDGKIAPPRFAAFQRTHHKPRHESGQVDEFSRVDEKCVLKKDVRVVHSVIGANCRLEEGAFIRNSVLWPGCRIQREAVVSGAVLGRGCQIGERAFVRAGAILGDKTSVSAYSRL is encoded by the coding sequence ATGACAAACGTGACCAAGGCGCTGATCCTGCTCGGAGGCGACAGCGGTGAACTGCTGCCACTGACCGCTCATACTCCCAAGCCGTTGTTGCCGGTCGGGAATCTGCCCCTGTTGCTTTTCCAGCTTCAACGCCTCAAGGACGCGGGCGTCACCGAGGTCGTTCTCAGCCTCTCCTATTTTCCACGCAAGATCCGGTCCATGCTTGAGGACGGCAGCCGTTTCGGCATGCTCGTCCGTTATCGGGTTGAAGACCAGCCCATGGGCACAGCCGGCGCCGTCAAGTTGGCCGAGACGATTCTGGAAGGCACCACCCTGGTTCTCAACGGCGACGTGCTCATCGAACGTCCGCTGCAAGAGTTGCTGAAGCGCCACGCCCGGCGCAAATCGGCTCTGACCATCGGCACTTGCCGGGTCACCAACCCGCAGGCCTATGGCATCGTGGAGGTGGACGCCAAGAAGCGCGTCAGCGGATTCGTCGAGCGTCCACGGGGAAAACAGGTCCGAACCAACCGCATCAATGCCGGACTCTACATCCTTGAGCCCGAAGTCCTGGGGCGGATTCCCGAGGGTCGGGCCTGCTTCTTCGAAACCGATGTCTTCCCGGCTCTGCTGGAAGAGGGGAAGGTCGAGATGCATGCCCTGGACGTGGGGCAGGATTGGCTGGAAATCACCCGTCCGGCTGCCTACCTGCAATCCAACATGGACTTCCTGGACGGCAAGATCGCCCCTCCCCGCTTCGCGGCTTTCCAGCGGACCCACCACAAGCCCCGCCATGAGTCCGGCCAGGTCGACGAGTTCTCGCGGGTAGACGAGAAGTGCGTGCTCAAGAAGGACGTGCGCGTGGTGCACTCGGTGATCGGCGCCAACTGCCGGCTCGAGGAGGGGGCCTTCATCCGCAACTCCGTGCTCTGGCCTGGCTGCCGCATCCAAAGAGAGGCCGTGGTTTCCGGCGCCGTATTGGGCCGCGGCTGCCAAATCGGCGAACGCGCGTTCGTCAGAGCCGGAGCCATCCTGGGCGACAAGACATCCGTCAGCGCCTATTCCCGCCTCTAG
- the rsmD gene encoding 16S rRNA (guanine(966)-N(2))-methyltransferase RsmD, with translation MRIIAGKYKRRSLAALKADIRPTSDRLRGAVFDALGPMVHGAVFLDAMAGSGAMGLEALSRGASHVIFNERDRRVRRLIERNLSLCQVEEGYEIHSMDVFVMLREFQPRLAPDILYFDPPYRFGRYSKLVERLARSALLGPRAVAVIESLKRTDFDPSSSGLKQFNQLTAGDSAVRFLRRTHPGD, from the coding sequence ATGCGCATCATCGCCGGCAAATACAAGCGCCGCAGCCTGGCCGCCCTCAAGGCCGATATCCGGCCCACCAGCGACCGCCTCCGCGGAGCTGTCTTCGATGCCTTGGGGCCTATGGTGCACGGCGCCGTCTTCCTGGACGCCATGGCGGGCAGCGGAGCCATGGGACTGGAAGCCCTCAGCCGGGGAGCCAGCCACGTCATTTTCAATGAGCGCGACCGCCGCGTCCGCCGGCTGATCGAGCGAAACCTCTCCTTGTGCCAGGTGGAGGAGGGATACGAAATCCACTCCATGGACGTCTTCGTGATGCTGCGCGAGTTCCAGCCCCGCTTGGCACCCGACATCCTCTATTTCGACCCACCCTACCGCTTCGGCCGCTACTCCAAGCTGGTCGAAAGGCTGGCCCGGTCCGCGCTTCTCGGCCCCCGGGCGGTGGCCGTGATCGAGTCCTTAAAAAGGACCGACTTCGATCCCTCATCCAGCGGCCTGAAGCAGTTCAACCAACTGACGGCAGGCGACAGCGCGGTGCGCTTCCTGCGCCGGACTCACCCTGGGGATTGA
- a CDS encoding GNAT family N-acetyltransferase, with the protein MSDPLEIRLLTPRRWMDFEQLFGERGACGGCWCMYWRLTRKQFQAQKGEGNRAAMKDLVESGTVPGLLGYLGGRPVAWCALAPREAYSSLARSRILKPVDDQPCWSVSCLFIERPQRRQGLSTQMLRAACEYARGQGARLLEGYPVEPKSGKPIPDAFAWTGIPRAFESAGFREVARRSPTRPIMRRDLIA; encoded by the coding sequence ATGAGTGATCCCCTCGAGATCCGGCTTTTGACACCCCGACGATGGATGGATTTCGAGCAATTGTTCGGCGAGAGGGGTGCCTGCGGGGGCTGTTGGTGCATGTACTGGCGGCTCACGCGCAAGCAGTTCCAGGCGCAAAAGGGCGAGGGAAACCGCGCGGCCATGAAGGACTTGGTCGAGTCGGGGACGGTTCCCGGCCTCCTCGGCTACCTGGGAGGACGCCCGGTGGCCTGGTGCGCGCTGGCTCCCCGTGAAGCCTATTCGTCCTTGGCCCGCTCGCGCATTCTCAAGCCGGTCGACGATCAGCCTTGCTGGTCGGTCTCCTGCCTGTTCATCGAACGTCCTCAGCGCCGGCAGGGCCTTTCGACTCAAATGCTGCGGGCCGCCTGCGAGTACGCCCGCGGCCAGGGCGCCAGGCTGCTGGAGGGATATCCGGTGGAGCCCAAGAGCGGCAAGCCCATCCCCGACGCCTTTGCCTGGACGGGGATTCCGAGAGCCTTCGAGTCGGCCGGTTTCCGCGAGGTAGCCCGCCGCTCCCCCACCCGCCCCATCATGCGCCGCGACCTCATCGCTTAG
- a CDS encoding ADOP family duplicated permease — MLNGISSDLRASLRSLGQSPSFTVFAGLCLALGIGAAASVFTVFDAFVLRPLPFERPERLAGIWLTIESSDLQYFLKGTYLEELERQATQLEVAAAQPLDLNVSRGGGEMVRVEGAYASAPFFRVLGVRPLRGRFFTVEEEEREASVCLISEELWRGQWGGEEDMVGRSLLLSGREYEVAGIVPANRAYPSGTDIYIPMTRQVRQGRLGMFGIGRLKPGVTYQQARQELQAVARYMREKDPQANRERGIDLEPLNTNLSSNVRPTLYALLAGVGFLLAIACANVASLVLVRVRRQRPEIALRTALGASRARVLRRMLLENGVLTLAAGAVGVALAYASVPLAMTLSPVPLPDFKSVSVDLRVLAFSGAVTVLSLLLSSLVPALSAASRNAADSLRQADRGSSGGLRRRHKLLLTLDGALALLLITGAGMTARNFAALQSTWPGFDPANLVQMRVTASDAWAGTHQGRADFIVQVEESLAALPSVEDAGATHATPFTDAQYWMSFVLRDQPPEREGEGELAIFYIVTPGYFKTLGLPLVQGRPIQASDRQDSMAAVVVSQSLAQRYWPGESALGKQIKPLRAADDSWWTVVGVVADQRDRGLGEPEGPSFFVPHRQFERSYAASMNQLLRLRPGATGAIGESARKAVRSVDPQAVIYEMQSMEEILDESLSRERFSAVLSALFAALALILAAAGVYGVVSYGVVQRRPEMGIRLTFGARASDLRRMVVKDAMLPLLLGLGLGAAGALLLAGLLEEQLQAVQPHDPLTLMWAAAVLAAVSLLASYLPARRASRLDPVRTLRS; from the coding sequence ATGTTGAACGGCATTAGCAGCGACCTGAGGGCTTCACTGCGCAGTTTGGGCCAGTCTCCAAGCTTTACCGTCTTCGCCGGCCTTTGCCTGGCATTGGGGATCGGGGCGGCGGCCAGTGTCTTCACGGTTTTTGACGCTTTCGTGCTGCGTCCGCTGCCATTCGAGCGTCCCGAGCGGCTGGCCGGCATCTGGCTGACCATCGAGTCGTCGGACCTGCAGTACTTCCTCAAAGGAACCTATCTGGAGGAGTTGGAACGGCAAGCCACTCAACTCGAGGTGGCGGCGGCCCAGCCCCTGGATCTCAACGTCAGCCGCGGCGGCGGCGAGATGGTCCGTGTCGAGGGAGCCTATGCCAGCGCTCCCTTCTTTCGGGTGTTGGGAGTGCGGCCGCTGCGGGGACGCTTTTTCACGGTCGAGGAGGAAGAGCGCGAAGCCAGCGTGTGCCTGATTTCCGAGGAGCTGTGGCGAGGCCAGTGGGGAGGAGAGGAAGACATGGTGGGACGCAGCCTGCTCCTGAGCGGACGCGAGTACGAGGTGGCCGGCATCGTCCCCGCCAATCGCGCCTATCCCAGCGGGACCGACATCTACATCCCCATGACCCGCCAAGTGCGCCAGGGACGCCTGGGAATGTTCGGCATCGGACGCTTGAAGCCGGGCGTAACCTATCAGCAGGCCCGCCAGGAGCTGCAAGCCGTAGCCCGCTACATGCGCGAAAAGGATCCCCAGGCCAACCGCGAGCGAGGGATTGATCTGGAGCCGCTTAACACCAACCTCAGCAGCAATGTCCGTCCCACTCTTTACGCGCTGCTGGCTGGGGTGGGGTTCCTGCTGGCCATCGCCTGCGCCAACGTAGCCAGCCTGGTGCTGGTGCGCGTGCGCCGCCAGCGGCCTGAAATCGCGCTGCGGACGGCGCTGGGGGCTTCGCGCGCCCGCGTCCTGCGCCGCATGTTGTTGGAGAACGGCGTCCTCACGCTGGCCGCGGGCGCGGTGGGCGTGGCGCTGGCCTATGCCTCGGTTCCGCTGGCCATGACTCTCAGTCCGGTTCCGCTCCCCGATTTCAAGTCGGTCAGCGTGGATCTCCGTGTGCTGGCCTTTTCGGGAGCCGTGACCGTCCTGTCCCTGCTGCTTTCCTCCCTGGTCCCCGCTCTTTCGGCTGCTTCCCGCAACGCCGCCGACTCGCTGCGCCAAGCGGACCGGGGCAGTTCGGGCGGACTGCGCCGCCGCCACAAGCTTCTGCTCACCCTGGACGGCGCACTGGCCCTGCTGCTGATCACGGGGGCGGGAATGACGGCCCGCAACTTCGCGGCCCTGCAAAGCACTTGGCCCGGGTTCGATCCCGCCAACCTGGTGCAGATGCGAGTCACCGCCTCGGACGCCTGGGCCGGCACCCACCAGGGACGGGCCGACTTCATAGTACAGGTCGAGGAGAGCCTTGCTGCGCTCCCCTCGGTGGAAGACGCCGGAGCCACCCACGCAACCCCTTTCACCGATGCTCAGTACTGGATGTCCTTCGTGCTCCGCGACCAGCCTCCCGAAAGGGAAGGCGAGGGCGAACTGGCCATTTTCTACATCGTCACTCCAGGCTATTTCAAGACCCTGGGACTGCCTCTGGTGCAGGGACGCCCCATCCAAGCCTCCGACCGCCAGGACTCCATGGCGGCGGTGGTGGTCTCGCAATCGCTGGCCCAGCGCTACTGGCCGGGGGAAAGCGCCCTGGGCAAACAGATCAAGCCCCTGCGGGCGGCGGATGACAGTTGGTGGACGGTGGTGGGCGTGGTGGCCGACCAGCGCGACCGCGGACTGGGCGAGCCTGAAGGGCCTTCCTTCTTCGTCCCCCACCGACAGTTCGAGCGCAGCTACGCCGCCAGCATGAATCAGCTGCTGCGCCTGCGCCCGGGGGCCACAGGCGCCATCGGCGAGTCGGCACGCAAGGCCGTCCGCTCAGTCGACCCCCAGGCCGTGATCTACGAGATGCAGAGCATGGAAGAGATCCTCGACGAATCTCTCTCGCGGGAACGCTTCAGCGCCGTCCTCTCGGCCCTTTTCGCCGCTCTGGCCCTGATCCTGGCCGCTGCGGGGGTGTACGGGGTGGTTTCCTATGGAGTCGTTCAGCGCCGCCCGGAAATGGGCATTCGGCTGACCTTCGGCGCTCGGGCCTCCGACCTGCGCCGGATGGTGGTCAAAGACGCCATGCTCCCTCTGCTGCTGGGCCTGGGACTGGGGGCCGCCGGCGCCCTCTTGCTGGCGGGCTTGCTGGAGGAGCAACTGCAAGCCGTTCAACCCCACGATCCGCTGACCCTGATGTGGGCCGCAGCGGTCCTGGCCGCCGTGTCGCTGCTTGCCAGCTACCTCCCCGCCCGGCGCGCCTCCCGGCTTGACCCTGTGCGGACGTTGAGGTCGTGA
- the ilvE gene encoding branched-chain-amino-acid transaminase: protein MTTEKRTQPQLPDARNAEILVHVGGELLPRQEAKVSVFDSSVQGGDAVWEGLRVYDGRIFQLDAHLDRLFDSARIMAFTDLPSRDEVKQAIFATLKANGMRDGAHIRLTLTRGRKVTSGMNPHFNQYGPCLIVLAEWKEPVYDRAGIRLITSAVRRNTPQCLDSKIHHNNLINNILAKIEANHAGADDALMLDIQGFVSETNATNVFLVKKGILLTPHADSCLPGITRGVVMEIARREEIPLQELNISLAEVYRADEMFTTGTMGELSPVLDVDGRQIGDGSIGPLTRRLQSLYAQLTSTLGEPIPF, encoded by the coding sequence ATGACAACTGAAAAACGCACCCAACCCCAACTGCCCGATGCCCGCAATGCCGAGATCCTGGTGCATGTGGGAGGAGAACTGCTGCCGCGCCAAGAGGCCAAGGTCTCGGTCTTCGACAGTTCGGTGCAGGGAGGCGACGCGGTGTGGGAAGGCCTGCGCGTCTACGATGGACGCATCTTTCAACTCGACGCCCACCTCGACCGCCTCTTCGACTCCGCCCGCATCATGGCCTTCACCGACTTGCCTTCGCGCGACGAAGTCAAGCAGGCCATTTTCGCCACCTTGAAGGCCAATGGGATGCGCGACGGCGCCCACATACGCCTGACCCTGACAAGAGGACGCAAAGTCACCTCGGGGATGAATCCTCATTTCAACCAGTACGGCCCCTGCCTGATCGTGCTGGCGGAATGGAAGGAACCCGTCTATGACCGTGCCGGAATCCGCCTGATCACCTCAGCGGTGCGGCGCAACACCCCTCAATGCCTCGACTCCAAGATCCACCACAACAACCTCATCAACAACATCCTGGCCAAGATCGAGGCCAACCACGCCGGCGCCGACGACGCCCTCATGCTCGACATTCAGGGCTTCGTTTCGGAGACCAATGCCACCAACGTCTTCCTGGTCAAGAAGGGGATCTTGCTCACGCCCCACGCCGACAGTTGCCTTCCCGGCATCACCCGCGGAGTCGTCATGGAGATCGCCCGCCGTGAGGAGATCCCCCTGCAGGAGCTCAATATTTCGCTGGCCGAGGTCTACCGGGCTGACGAGATGTTCACCACCGGCACCATGGGCGAGTTGAGTCCGGTCCTGGATGTCGACGGACGTCAAATCGGAGACGGATCCATAGGGCCTCTCACCCGGCGCCTCCAATCCCTCTACGCCCAGCTCACATCGACCCTTGGTGAACCCATTCCGTTTTGA
- a CDS encoding lysylphosphatidylglycerol synthase domain-containing protein: MRIALALLGLALFAWLIHSTGWRRLWEGIAEVGWGLAILIALGGLSHLAKTWAWRFTIPAQHRPRYLPMVGVRLAGEAVAMMSFAGQVVGEATRAMMLRRTSVPRLHRVSSVVIDRAMFTFTGVLVIISGTLLAPTVVALPEGVRRYNFLVLLVFGLIAALALLALRRQVPFASGFLRLLERIARLRRWARHKRDGALQLESAIYGFFRRRPKDFAASALLNLTGHACSVVEVYLVLRFLGLDVTLMEAFVVEALTKVVNFGGFIIPGNLGAFEGGNMVILRLMGREGAYGLTLGVIRRLRGLSWAAVGLSVLAIHGFSQGVPDGQGAGAINAQSESGQDLKQTICEEERQALSLTNQIVDDL; the protein is encoded by the coding sequence TTGCGAATCGCCCTGGCCCTTTTGGGGCTGGCGCTGTTCGCCTGGCTCATCCACAGCACCGGTTGGAGGCGCCTGTGGGAGGGCATCGCCGAAGTGGGATGGGGGCTGGCAATTCTGATCGCTCTAGGGGGGCTTTCGCATCTAGCAAAGACATGGGCCTGGCGATTCACCATCCCCGCTCAGCACCGTCCCCGCTACCTGCCCATGGTGGGCGTACGCCTGGCCGGAGAAGCCGTGGCCATGATGTCTTTCGCCGGACAGGTGGTGGGAGAGGCCACGCGGGCGATGATGCTGCGGCGCACTTCCGTCCCCCGCCTGCACCGGGTCTCCTCGGTGGTAATCGACCGCGCCATGTTCACCTTTACCGGAGTGCTGGTCATCATCTCCGGCACTCTGCTGGCCCCTACCGTGGTGGCCTTGCCGGAGGGCGTCCGCCGCTACAACTTCCTGGTGCTGCTGGTCTTCGGCCTGATCGCGGCGCTGGCCCTGCTGGCGCTGCGGCGCCAAGTCCCCTTTGCTTCGGGCTTCCTGCGCCTCCTGGAACGGATCGCCCGCTTGCGCCGCTGGGCCCGTCACAAGCGGGACGGAGCCCTGCAATTGGAATCGGCCATCTACGGCTTCTTCCGCCGCCGGCCCAAGGATTTTGCGGCCTCGGCCCTGCTCAACTTGACGGGACACGCTTGCAGCGTGGTGGAAGTCTATCTGGTGCTGCGTTTTCTGGGACTCGACGTGACCCTGATGGAGGCCTTTGTCGTCGAGGCCCTGACCAAGGTGGTCAACTTCGGAGGATTTATCATCCCAGGCAACCTGGGCGCTTTCGAGGGCGGCAACATGGTTATCCTGCGCCTGATGGGACGCGAGGGCGCCTATGGCTTGACTTTGGGCGTCATCAGGCGTCTGCGGGGGCTGTCCTGGGCGGCGGTGGGCCTCTCGGTGCTGGCCATTCACGGATTCTCGCAAGGGGTTCCCGACGGGCAGGGAGCCGGAGCCATCAACGCCCAATCCGAGTCCGGCCAGGACTTGAAGCAGACAATCTGCGAGGAGGAAAGGCAAGCCTTGTCCTTGACCAACCAGATCGTGGACGATCTCTAA
- a CDS encoding NAD(P)/FAD-dependent oxidoreductase, with protein sequence MSYDVIVIGGGPAGATTAALTAEKGHSTLLLERDPQPRFKIGESLMPGTYGTFKKLGVLDQLKQSCFQRKYSVQFISRDGRASSPFYFRENDDHERSDTWQVLRSEFDQMMLDNASRKGAEVKRGVKVLDVLFEGKRAVGVEAKMADGEIREIAARVVVDASGQSAFLSRKLGIRSYDPELKKAAVYAHFENAYRDDGRDEGATLVVHTEEEDSWFWYIPLHENVVSVGVVGDLDYLIKSRDNDMEAVFQEELDRCDFVKERLKDAKQLFPAQATKEFSYRSQQMAGDGWVLVGDAYGFLDPIYSSGVFLALKSGECAADAIHRALESGDLSGQRLGDFGDEFKRAMDAVKKLVFAFYTKDFSFAKFLREYPHNRQPLVDLLVGNIYGKDFSNFFRDLSTMCPLPETAPEERQAAPSAQVS encoded by the coding sequence ATGAGTTACGACGTGATCGTCATCGGAGGCGGGCCGGCGGGAGCCACTACGGCTGCCCTGACCGCCGAAAAGGGCCATTCCACACTGCTCTTGGAACGCGATCCCCAACCCCGCTTCAAGATCGGCGAATCCCTCATGCCGGGGACCTACGGCACCTTCAAGAAGCTGGGAGTCCTCGACCAGCTCAAGCAAAGCTGTTTCCAGCGCAAGTACTCGGTGCAGTTCATCAGCCGGGACGGCCGAGCTTCCTCGCCCTTTTATTTCCGTGAGAACGACGACCACGAGCGTTCCGACACCTGGCAGGTGCTGCGCAGCGAGTTCGATCAGATGATGCTCGACAACGCCAGCCGCAAAGGGGCCGAGGTGAAGCGCGGCGTCAAAGTGCTCGACGTGCTCTTCGAAGGAAAACGGGCCGTGGGCGTGGAGGCCAAGATGGCGGACGGCGAAATCCGCGAGATCGCGGCCCGCGTCGTCGTCGACGCCAGCGGACAAAGCGCCTTCCTCAGCCGCAAGCTGGGGATACGAAGCTATGATCCCGAACTGAAGAAGGCCGCCGTCTACGCCCACTTCGAGAACGCCTACCGCGACGATGGGCGCGACGAGGGAGCCACTCTGGTGGTCCACACCGAAGAAGAAGATTCCTGGTTCTGGTACATCCCGCTCCACGAAAACGTGGTCAGCGTGGGCGTGGTCGGAGACCTCGACTACTTGATCAAGAGCCGCGACAACGACATGGAGGCGGTCTTTCAAGAGGAACTGGACCGCTGCGACTTCGTCAAAGAGCGCCTCAAAGACGCCAAGCAGCTCTTCCCCGCTCAGGCCACCAAAGAGTTCTCTTACCGTTCCCAACAGATGGCCGGGGACGGATGGGTGCTGGTGGGCGACGCCTACGGCTTCCTCGATCCGATTTATTCCTCGGGAGTGTTTCTGGCTCTCAAGTCGGGAGAATGCGCCGCCGACGCCATCCACCGTGCGCTCGAGTCCGGCGACCTGTCAGGCCAACGGCTGGGCGATTTCGGCGATGAATTCAAGCGAGCCATGGACGCCGTCAAAAAGCTGGTCTTCGCCTTCTACACCAAGGACTTCAGCTTCGCCAAGTTCCTGCGCGAGTATCCCCACAACCGCCAGCCCTTGGTCGACCTCCTGGTGGGCAACATCTACGGCAAGGACTTCAGCAACTTCTTTCGAGATCTCTCCACCATGTGTCCCTTGCCCGAAACCGCTCCTGAAGAGCGCCAAGCGGCCCCCTCAGCCCAGGTCTCATAA
- a CDS encoding LysR family transcriptional regulator: protein MILEVRHLRMVEAISREGTVSAAARRLNLTQSAVSHALRDLEDRLDLSLFQRGKGKMRPTVHGRRVLKLAGPVLEQIRQAEQDLLRSSKISGEGILRLCTQCYTCYAWLPAVMQDFMEDVPGYELRIVPEATDGAIEALLNEEVDLAIVHQPVGRNDICEIPLFRDEILAVVPKGDPLGEKEFLTAQDFADRHLILHSDPEGSLIFRKMLTPAGVQPRQVSQLRLTEAVVEAVRAGLGITVLAGWVLSPKLEGGHLRAIRLGRGGIYRTWSAAVLRSRRDDLPLTHLTDLLRRKVAHSGAELEPAEPATA, encoded by the coding sequence ATGATTCTGGAAGTGCGACACCTGCGCATGGTGGAAGCCATTAGCCGCGAGGGGACGGTCAGCGCGGCGGCCCGGCGGCTCAACCTGACCCAGTCCGCCGTCAGCCACGCCCTGCGCGATTTGGAGGACCGTCTCGATTTGTCGCTGTTTCAGCGGGGCAAGGGCAAGATGCGGCCTACCGTTCATGGGCGTCGGGTGCTCAAGCTGGCCGGACCGGTGCTGGAACAGATCCGCCAGGCCGAGCAGGATCTGCTGCGTTCTTCCAAGATTTCCGGGGAAGGGATTCTGCGCCTGTGCACCCAGTGCTACACCTGCTATGCCTGGCTTCCCGCCGTCATGCAGGACTTCATGGAGGACGTCCCCGGATACGAGCTGCGCATCGTCCCGGAGGCCACCGACGGGGCCATCGAGGCCCTCTTGAATGAGGAGGTCGACCTGGCCATCGTCCACCAACCGGTGGGCCGGAACGACATCTGCGAAATACCGCTTTTTCGGGACGAGATCCTGGCGGTGGTCCCCAAGGGGGATCCGCTGGGAGAGAAGGAGTTTCTCACCGCCCAGGATTTCGCCGACCGCCACCTCATCCTGCACAGCGACCCCGAGGGCAGCCTGATCTTCCGCAAGATGTTGACTCCGGCGGGCGTGCAGCCGCGGCAGGTCTCCCAGTTGCGCCTGACCGAGGCGGTCGTTGAAGCCGTCCGGGCGGGCCTGGGAATCACGGTGTTGGCCGGCTGGGTCCTCTCTCCCAAGCTGGAAGGCGGCCACTTGCGCGCTATCCGCCTGGGCCGCGGAGGCATCTACCGCACCTGGTCGGCGGCCGTTTTGCGCAGCCGCCGCGATGATCTTCCCTTGACCCATCTGACCGATCTGCTGCGCCGTAAGGTGGCACACTCCGGCGCCGAGTTGGAACCAGCCGAGCCGGCCACGGCCTGA